CTCAAAACATTATCACTGCATGATGTTAAGGTAATggaaaatcaacaaaatattgTGTGGATACATTTGTACCGAGTCAAGACTTCCTTTCTTGCACCAATAGGTCCGATACAGAGATATAAATTAAGCTATTACTAAAATACTTGAAACTGTAAGTATCAAACGCTTACCTGGATCTATTCCATCAGTGTTTGGCGAATCAGCAGGAGCCACTATGGTCAAATAATTGAAGACAACGTTGCTGAAAAGAGGTAAAGAATGAGGGAAACAATATACAGATGAAGAGGGAGTGAATGAGGTAgctataaaataaacatttttcataCATCATAAACGACTTATACCTGCAATACACAGGGTGTATGTTCCAAAATGGCGAGTTCTTGAAAGTTACATTGGAAATTATTATGTCTCTGGAGTTCTTCAATTCAACTAGGTTGGGTCTGGTATACTGAAGAGTTCTTTGCCTCCACATGTTCCACCAAATGTCACCTTGACCTTCAATCGTCCCATTTTCACCTACCAAGATAGCattttattaacaaaagaGGGTATAAAGTTCAGGTTCCTgttaaaaatagcaaaactCAATAGTATACTGCAGGGTcgtttacatatttttaacgTTATATCAAGTGGAAGATAATCTGCTAAAAGCCTTCTTGCGCTGTTGACATTGTGGTTTTTTTGTACTCAAAAGCACTTTTTCCAATTCATTATTCAACAAATCTACTATAGCATACAAACCTGTTATTATCACATCATGGAGTCCATCCCCATGGACGAAGCTCATATACCTTCCTCCAAGCCGTTCTCTCCCTCTACCATAAGAAGGCAAGGGAGCTATTAAGGGCCACCGGTTAGTATCCTACAATGAATATACAGGTAAGTTAAAGATCATATGGTTATGGAATATCTATGAGCAGAAAAACAAGGAGTTGAGTCAATCTTCGCTGTGGTTAGTTTTAAGCTTTCAGAATGCCATAACATATTCACACATggcttttcatgaaaaatacgACACTCTAGTTTTAAGGTTTCAGAATGCCAAATTTTCCCAAGTGAAGAAATGTTTACTAGGATATAGGAGTGAGAATCTCAAGTATCAAAAATTTGTGCACAATTAACAAAAACATCATAAACTAAATGCTAGAAAGACCAAATCTATAGGAACTAGGAAGCCTATCATGGGCAAGAAGATCCACcaaaaatagtattttaagAATCACAATTATTGGTACACTAACTAGACATAGTTTTTTTACTGAAACCTTTATAAGAAAGACTTTTCAAGACACAAACTAATGCGTGGACATTGACTGTTATGTAGAGCAAGCTAGCATAAAGTTAAGTCTAGTGCATTGATTGAAAATTGACTTTTAAGTAATTAAGCTGATTGTAAGTAGAGGTGATTTAGTTAAAAAGAAAGGCTATTTAACAGTTATTGACTTccactataaaataaaacatggaaTTAGAAGGATAACATCTATATGTAACACCATTATTGGCTGTCAGATTCTCAAATGGCAACCAACTCAAACCACTAGCTTCTCTATCCACAGATATCCCCAAACATACACTGGAACACTACAGGCTCTCATTAAGTTATTTGGACGAAGTTAGAGGAATTAGCAGCATCAGACTGCTCCATAAGAAATCTAATCCAGAAGATAAGAGTCAAGACAAACTGAATATCCTTGTTCAGTTATcccattttcttttcatcacaTTGCAATAAAACGGGCGAGAAATGCTTGTTCAACCAGCAAATACACAGTTCTCAGTAAAAAAATCAAGGCCTTTACtgagaagaaaaacaaattcataaaaaaatagaaagctAAACTTAAACGAGCTCCATGCTTTTAAAAGATGTCCAATTAGGAAAACAAAATTCCCACAATTGATAAACACCTTCACATAGCCATATAAgaacaaataaactaaaatccTCATTCTATAACCTGCATATGCCTACTAACATACCCAATACAGTaacaacaatataaaatatagaaaacaCCACACGTTTAAGCCAAAAGGGAAGGACAGAGTGagaatcaaaacaaaaataaaaaaggagaCGATTCCAATACCACTGTGGCTTTGAGGACAGCACCTCTTGCCAAGTATAGAGTCATCCGGCTGGTGAGATTAAATGGTCCAGTTAAGTACTCTCCAGAAGGAATGTAGAGAAGCGCACCACCAGTCCTGTTTAAATGCCTAATTCTGTATATAGCTTCCCTAAAGGCTTTGGTGTTCAGAGTCACTCCATCACCCACACCTCCAAAATcggctatggatatgttcTCATCGCGATGCTTCATCGGTACAATTCCCGAGCAAGTCACCCCATCCGCGTAAACAGATGATACCAAGCAATTTATCAGAAGCACAACCCCAAACCATAGCAAAATCGAAAATCCACGATCGTGCATATTGAGCTGATTTGAGCTATACGGAGCAAGGGAGCGTCAGAATAATCCAAACAAGGGATGAATAGTAAGAGATTtgatgaagaaaaacaaacgGAAGGAAATAAAAGTAAGTGGATTTATGGAGTAGGATTTTTCTGAACCTAATTTGCAAAGTTTTCAATAATTCACGGTTGCTGAAACCTAACACTCTGATCTCGACCGTGACTGGAAAAGGAGAGTTCTACTTGCTTTATGCTTTAATAGAAACTAAAACACATAATCAACCACTCATTAAAAAGGCAGTGACTATAGCAGCTCCTAATAGCGTGAGATCTGGAAACCGATCCAAACAGAAACCTCCAAATATGAAGCTTCTGCAATGCTGATAAAGCAAATTTGcatataaaaggaaaattaacaaaatatcaacagacgAAAACGTGAGcacataaattagaaaaatctAGATCAAAAACTAGAAGCTAAGTGGAGTTGTgataaaaaatgagagaaaacaacaaacagaagtaaacaaaaaaaGCAGAGCTAGCAAACACAAAAACGGATACATATGTGTGATTCGTAGTGCGAAAATCGAAATGCTACCTGAAGTGACGAGCAGAAAATTTTCTGTCAGCAAGTGTTTGTCTTCtccagagagagagagagagagagaggaaataCAGCAGACGCTGCGGAGAGATTTATGCAGAATATCGTAAAATTGTGATAAAcgtattctctctcttaattattgattaagaGAGGAATCCAAAAAAAACGGATAGTTTATCAAAATATAGCACAAGATTTCCAAGCGACTGTTGTCGGCAAcgtatattagtatataatctttttttaGTAACTCTTTTTTAATATACACTACACAAGGGAATGTTTGACACTACTTAGTTTGTATATtagatttattataaataaaatatcaacacgaCTCATTAGATATATCATGAATTAGTCGTAATTGCAAGATCAAAGTTTTTATTCCACAGATTAGCTGGGTAGTTAATTGTGATTGTGAGCatattatgataattaattgttATCGAGTTGGGATTCTTAACATTGAAGTAGGTAAATTTTAGTGGATAATACTAACTGGGGAAAGAATTGGACAGTCAATTTTTAAACTGGAATGTCAAGTTTTaccattaaataaattcagatGTTTCCACGAAAAGCTCCGCATATGTAGTTTGGggttaattttatgattacTACGACTATCAAATTGGTTGCTaatgttttattcattttaaaaaataaacattaaattttatatttatttcagttggagtttaatatttttttattttattttaaaaatgataataaaaatatcaattggTTGCACTACAAGACGGTGGAAGCAACCTCCAGAGCTGATAGATCCACTGATCTTCGGATACTTGAGCGGCCTAGTTTGGGGCTCGGCCTCCGAACATGAGCCGATGCAGCACCATCATCATGTCCAAGCTCTCCACCGTCAAAGGAGCATTCCATTTTGCCTCAACCTCAATCTCTCTAAAGACAATGAAGCACAACTCAGTTGATAAGACGCTTCTTCTCTAACCAATAGGTCAGGGATTCGAGTCATCATGGAGGTAAATGGGGAACCATTGTTAGTCCTGCTTCTCTAGATAATGAAATTAAGttgatgttttgtctttttattttttagcgAACAAATGTAATCAAAGATGTACTAGCTATTAGTTAATCATAATTAACCGAAATAACTGTATGCATATAATCAACAGGTAAATGAGGGAGAAGAATTTGTGCAGTTGATGGAATCTAAATTCTTAGTAGTAATGTTACACCAAAGTCCATCAATTTACCATCAAACTATTTCGATATCTATAAATTATTTCCATAGACAAGTGTTGAAACGAATTCGATCATTTCAGATTGTATAAAGATCAAagtaatgaattttttaataaaaaaatccaaataatagATCTGCATCTATTTGAGTTGGAATGGATAATAGTATTGTTGATACAAGTTGGCAGATTTCATTGTCAATCGTTTTAGAGGCATGTGGCACTATCTGgaaaatatacattaattccatttctttaatcatttaatatttttttgaactgcattaataaaattttgttactCCATTTACCAACTTCACCAAACTGCATTTATCACGATGAAGGGAGATGCCTGAACCGGCCCACCCTGACCATGGACCTCGGCCCTGTTCTTTACAGGCCGATTTGGCccaaacctttttttttctttctattttgtttaACATTGGCTGGATGTTtctattactaaaaattaaagttcTAAACCGAAGTCAGTAAAACATAAAGCATCGTTACAAGAAATAATTTGGGTGCCGTCTGGAGCAGCTGGAGGGGTGTGAGACTGGGGGTTGGGGTGCAGTCCAACACCAGACGTGGTACGTGTTTGTTGTGGTGCTCAACGCCCGACCACaaggaatttaaaaaataaactcaattaaattttttatataaaaaaattgaaaattaaattgtactcAGATTGTTGAGGCGTTTCCTTTCAGCActtgatttaaaaaaagaaaagtgttcagtaagttaagtaaagaaagaataaaatatgaaaagaaaaatggtaCATGgataagtaaagagagaataaagtactccAAATGtgtttagaaaagaaaaagaccCACCCACGATaggaaaaaccaaaaaagaatacgactcagggacggagggggtatttttttttataatctatgtaacttttggaaatttgaattgtataattttgattatttaattaatagtagtataaatttggACAAGTTACTACgtatttttgatattttactaaatcatttttagttgttattttaatttgcgtatatggaaaattaaaaaatatatactttctTGGTTCCATTACAAGTTATTgatattcattttttgttgtccTATAATCCAATTATAAGTGACCaatatttttagcaaaaaataatacttttattttgtactttattctcttttcacttAACTCAATAAATATCATCTTATTAAATCTTGcgtggaattttttttaatacttgaGATTGGACcaaaggagtataaaattaaaaataataagaaagtgaataataaaattactactaccaaTGGGGTGTAGCGTCGTAGTTGGCAACGCGCAGTTGTGGTGACCTTGAGGTCACGGGTTCAAACCAGTCACCCACTGGGAGACTTTCGGCTTTAAATAGCAAACCCGGTCGAGCAGGATTAGTCGGATTCTGTCAAAGGCGGGTTCGGTACACCTGGggtcaaaccaaaaaaatataaaaaataaaattactactcctatatatgtaatactagtactctcttcattccatagtaatggagttatttctctttttaataaaagtcaatacattttattcacttactttacttttccttaatttattatttcatcatctctctacctttttcatttcgtactttattcttcctttatttaacacaatttttcttaaatagcGTGTCGAAAAGAACCGCATCATAAGCATGAAATATGAGAAATTATGAGAGCACGGTTACGTATCTGATTTAGATATGGAGAGAGGTATGAGTCGTGGAGGACAATATTTTGAACATTATTTTCCATGCAAATTTGCACAAACATGCACACACACCACTCACAAGCAGCACACATCCTCCTCTTTCCAGTCACaagataagaaaaatatcTAACTCAATTCGGTAGTTGTATCACGGTATGTTCCACGGGCACGAAACTAGATTAAATCGTAAACGGTAATTTAATCTACCACATAAATAGAGGTGCGTGACAACTTTTGGTTATGttgattaatataattattaaaaaaattcaattgttTGATAAACTCAAGTTATCAATCAACGTATATTAACAACATTAATGGGGTCCATCACATTCCATTTCATTGTGTCATCATATTTTCCACGTCACTTGTTAAATCCAAACATACCAAGATTCCAAGTGTCATTATTGCATACAAACATGTGAATCCAATAAATTGCATCCCTCAATTTCCGCTTCTTTCTTTTGTTAATACAAAATACACTATATCACATTCATAGCTTGCAACAATAATTCTCAGTCAAGATTTTGTAACACATAATAGCAACCAAGTTAAACGTCATACAATTTCATATCAGAAGCATATATAATGCTCCATCCTTGTATAAAAACCAGATGGATAAAGCTTCTCATCCAAATTTCTTGAATACATAACTATTAACAACATTcctaattactactactagtattttgtttttgatcCTCAATCGATGGATTGATGGAGATTCATATTGTGACTAATTTGCAAGAACTTCCCATATTAACTCCGGGTCAAACGACGGCACCCTAGCAAGCaagcatccctccatctccgACACCGCGACCTCCTCTGCCCCCGAGCACCACTCGTACGACACGGCCACAGACCCCGACGACCCCTCGCCAACAGCACTAGCCCCACAGCCCTCTTCCGTCGCTCCCGAAGACTCACTTTTCTTCCCACCACAATCTCCGCCACTCTTTCCCGCCAATTTCCCGGCATCCCGGCGggcctttttctctctcttgacCTTCCGCCACACGGCCTCGATTTTGGCGTCGACGGCTCTCCCCAGCGCCTCGAGGCGCGGGGCGTCCCCGAGGCCGAGGCGGGCCGGGTCGCGGAGGTTGGGGAAGTTGAGGCGGGCGTACTCGGCCCGCAGCTTGTAGGCCGCCCGGTCGTAGGCGTAGGCGGCGGCCTCGGGCGAGTCGTAGGTGCCGAGCCACACGCGCATCCTGTTCTGCGGCAGCCGTATCTCCGCCACCCACTTCCCCCATTGTCGCTGCCGCACCCCTCTGTACAGCTTCCCGCTTCTCGCCCCGATTCTCGAAATCGCGGCGCTCTCGCGGGAAAATTGGTTGATCATCAAATCCCTCTGCTGGAGGTACACGGACGATCCCACCGGCCCCAAAACAGGGCCCGCTTCGTAACACTTTGAGAATATTGAATCAATGGTGTTTGAATTACTGCTTAGAATGAGCTGCGAGAGGTATGATCCGATGTTGGAATCATGGTTTTCAGTGAAAAATGGAGGGTTTTGATTGGttatgttcattttttttagatttcaaGAACAGAAAACAGGGGAGGGAAATGGGAACTCAAAaacttttccctttttccgcAGAAATCGAAAATTAGGAGGAAAGGAAATTAAAAGTGGAGAATATGAAAGAAGGGAGGCTCTTTGAGGAGGAATGGAAACATAAAAAGTTGGGTTGATTTTAGGTGTTAGATTTTGGTTAGGATAAGAgttgtgtatttatagaggaaTGGGTCTTTACTGTTTCCGGTTGTAGAATTAAGCAgttcacatttattattcaactttttgcatatttatatCGTCTGAAAATGATTTGCCACTCAAATGTTGCTATTTTGtacaagaaattaataaaatttactaataaaGTATATTTGTATGCTTCTAGAGGAATTGGTCCTGTCTTGTTAAGTTAGAATGtaagtactagtaataaagAACTCCAAAAGAATTTATCAATAGTGTATCCctaattaataatcaatagTTATTAGTAAAACGTCTAATGGGGCCGATAACTAGTcgtcataattaaaatcaaattgataGAAGGGTGTGGTCGAATCGTTCATCTTTAATCAAAGTGGTTAGAGATTCGAATTGTTCATCATTAATTAAGTGGTCAAAGGTTCAATCTCCATATTTGAACAATGGCGGACACACATTTACTCAAGCATCGGCTTAAGCCAATCCcaaactaaaaaattcaaaatttctaattttataatatggtTCTATTAGTATTTGAATTAATGTGCAAAAAAGttcctattaaaataataaaatataaagttaataaaattttgaatacaCGGCCCTTACTGTACCGATTTTTTGCATGTTTGCTCCTGTCTTTGAGTATGGAGCAATCTGAGTGTTTGCTCCTGTCTTTGAGTATGGAGCAATCTGATTAGCTGTTTCATCCTTCTAAGTGgcattttgaccaaatttagTATTCTCATTGGTCACAGaagtctcatttcacttttactattttgaagaaaatggacctcatatttcactccccacttacattttattataaaatcaatagtACCACaatttactcactttttctcattttcattaataaagtcaaacaatttcttaaaagcCATGCTGGTAAAAAGTAGGACTTCTAATGAGGACCGGcgggagtactactatttgatCTTAACATTATTGCTGAAGATCACTCTCTCCATCCGTCGTTTGTAGTCCCATTTTGACTAAGCaagagttttaagaaattatttgactttgtgaacacaatagaaaaatgagttagtgaattGTAGgcttcacttttatatattgattttatattagaATGTGAGTGTTACGGTTTAGTGAATAGTGGACCCActtacttaaaatagaaaaaagtaaatgagactTTAAATCGTGGACATCtcaaatagcaaaatgagacTTTAAATTGCGGATatagggagtatattttattgcGAGAACGAgttatttcaaattcattattACTTCCcccatctcataaaaatagtcttctttttctattttagtatttcccacaaaaatagtcaatttctatttttggcaagtCTTTTCTCTCATATAAAGTGGACCtcattctctactaacaatacttcgattacttttaatttctacaTCTCTCATATCTTACCCATTTCGCATTAAAACTAATGCGGATTCcaaaatctctatttttacggagggagtattaaataaagtaaaaaaaaatctgagattgagaaattagaaaat
The genomic region above belongs to Salvia hispanica cultivar TCC Black 2014 chromosome 3, UniMelb_Shisp_WGS_1.0, whole genome shotgun sequence and contains:
- the LOC125214891 gene encoding probable polygalacturonase; translated protein: MHDRGFSILLWFGVVLLINCLVSSVYADGVTCSGIVPMKHRDENISIADFGGVGDGVTLNTKAFREAIYRIRHLNRTGGALLYIPSGEYLTGPFNLTSRMTLYLARGAVLKATVDTNRWPLIAPLPSYGRGRERLGGRYMSFVHGDGLHDVIITGENGTIEGQGDIWWNMWRQRTLQYTRPNLVELKNSRDIIISNVTFKNSPFWNIHPVYCSNVVFNYLTIVAPADSPNTDGIDPDSSTDVCIEDTYISTGDDLVAVKSGWDEYGISYGRPSRGITIRRVSGSSPFAGIAVGSETSGGVEDILAEHITLSNMGVGIHLKTNIGRGGVIRNITVSNVYMYKARKGIKISGDVGDHPDEKYNPNALPVLKDVTIKDVWGERVQQPGLVHGLKNAPFTGICLSNISFSGAPGMRNSPWQCSDVSGGAVQVSPLPCSELTSSQQAGECASSFAKW
- the LOC125216731 gene encoding ethylene-responsive transcription factor ERF061-like; translation: MNITNQNPPFFTENHDSNIGSYLSQLILSSNSNTIDSIFSKCYEAGPVLGPVGSSVYLQQRDLMINQFSRESAAISRIGARSGKLYRGVRQRQWGKWVAEIRLPQNRMRVWLGTYDSPEAAAYAYDRAAYKLRAEYARLNFPNLRDPARLGLGDAPRLEALGRAVDAKIEAVWRKVKREKKARRDAGKLAGKSGGDCGGKKSESSGATEEGCGASAVGEGSSGSVAVSYEWCSGAEEVAVSEMEGCLLARVPSFDPELIWEVLAN